In the Corynebacterium gerontici genome, one interval contains:
- a CDS encoding glutamate ABC transporter substrate-binding protein produces the protein MRKWLSILCCACLVACANSEAPVSDETPPPASLPLPEGAVQKPASEIPKRRVVTSGLLGSLRPQDVEVPEIKARGRLIVGVDQSQNLLSFRDPVTGKLEGFEVALAQEVARDIFGDPQKIEFRYVDSSSWIGALEARDVDFVIRSISITRQRQDQVFFSTPYFTGDTQLLTERGSDISGIQDIGEGTVCASSGSTGVQRVAQAAPDSTLLIVRSSADCLLALQQGQADAVVSDNTILSGMAAQDPQTHIVGSALATEDYGIAFAKPGSRHNTEALIRLTNATLERIFQNGTWNALFKEWFGSYLPQQRPPKLNYREEQG, from the coding sequence ATGCGCAAGTGGCTCAGCATCCTATGCTGCGCATGCCTGGTCGCCTGCGCCAACTCCGAAGCACCGGTGAGCGACGAAACACCGCCCCCGGCCTCCCTGCCTCTGCCCGAGGGCGCCGTTCAGAAACCGGCTTCGGAGATTCCCAAGCGGCGCGTTGTCACCTCTGGGCTCTTAGGGTCACTCCGACCGCAGGACGTGGAAGTCCCGGAAATCAAAGCTCGCGGCAGGCTCATCGTCGGAGTGGATCAATCCCAAAATCTGCTCAGCTTCCGGGATCCAGTCACCGGGAAGCTCGAAGGCTTCGAAGTCGCGCTGGCTCAGGAAGTCGCCCGTGATATTTTCGGCGATCCCCAAAAAATTGAGTTCCGCTACGTCGATTCCTCCTCTTGGATAGGCGCCTTGGAAGCCAGGGACGTGGATTTTGTTATTCGCTCGATTTCCATCACCCGCCAGCGCCAAGACCAGGTATTCTTCTCTACTCCGTACTTCACCGGCGATACGCAATTGCTCACGGAACGCGGCTCAGACATCAGCGGCATACAAGACATCGGCGAGGGAACTGTATGCGCTTCTTCAGGTTCAACGGGAGTTCAGCGTGTGGCGCAGGCCGCCCCGGATTCCACACTGTTGATTGTGCGTTCGAGCGCCGACTGTCTGCTCGCCCTGCAGCAAGGACAGGCCGATGCGGTAGTTTCCGACAACACGATCCTCTCCGGCATGGCGGCACAGGATCCGCAAACTCACATTGTGGGCAGCGCATTAGCCACCGAGGACTATGGAATCGCGTTTGCCAAACCCGGCAGCCGCCACAACACTGAAGCACTAATTCGCCTAACTAATGCAACGCTCGAGCGCATTTTCCAAAACGGCACTTGGAATGCGCTGTTCAAAGAATGGTTCGGCAGCTATCTCCCCCAGCAACGACCACCCAAGTTGAACTACCGCGAGGAGCAGGGATGA
- a CDS encoding phenol hydroxylase yields the protein MEEHSTLRTKLPSTALVDQDTQDHWLDRVSEHRAQRRNRWHQIWYDSIKYPRAWSIKLWRYLTTTPGKMTSIVVLLSILMLVSGLTISQASAQRRAELNTLMNSTEPVSYLAHTLYSELSIANTMATLDFVNSDANSQSARELYNQALQNAGAAVARTAVGMNNDEGHPVELVSSISQKLPVFAGLIETARANARQGNPVGVAYLSEASTLMREQILPAGSELYTITGQVVTEEQRRASRPLLWPLAGLAVTLAALLLAQVWLARTTRRRLNVGFLLATVFMTLATLWAGGASIIIWQAGVRGHEQAIAPMESLTDARILAQQARSAETLALVRRQSLDTSEQSFASAVRHVHAALDEASTKGDTETIDTAREATDQWAQDHANIAAAISVGDFDSAWKVAAQEDSGVGFDQLDRSMASLISETRSTTRSFIERGISASSWLNVGMLVLSGLALISIWIGIRPRLQEYL from the coding sequence ATGGAGGAGCATTCCACGCTTCGCACGAAGCTGCCCTCCACCGCCCTGGTGGATCAAGACACCCAAGATCACTGGCTCGACCGCGTCAGTGAACACCGCGCCCAGCGCAGGAATCGCTGGCATCAAATTTGGTACGACTCCATCAAGTACCCGCGCGCTTGGTCGATCAAACTGTGGCGCTACCTCACCACTACCCCAGGGAAGATGACGTCCATCGTGGTGTTGCTGAGCATCTTGATGCTCGTCTCTGGTTTGACCATCTCCCAAGCTTCCGCCCAGCGCCGCGCGGAATTGAACACTTTGATGAACTCCACCGAGCCCGTCAGCTACCTTGCGCACACCCTCTATTCGGAGCTTTCCATCGCCAACACCATGGCCACATTGGACTTTGTAAATTCCGATGCAAATTCGCAGTCAGCCCGCGAACTCTACAACCAAGCCCTACAGAACGCCGGTGCAGCAGTAGCCAGAACTGCCGTGGGCATGAACAACGATGAGGGGCACCCTGTTGAATTGGTGTCCAGCATCTCTCAAAAGCTGCCGGTTTTCGCGGGGCTCATCGAAACAGCCCGCGCCAATGCCAGGCAGGGAAACCCAGTCGGCGTGGCATACCTTTCCGAGGCCTCCACTCTCATGCGCGAACAGATCCTGCCAGCAGGCTCTGAGCTCTACACCATCACCGGGCAGGTAGTGACTGAGGAGCAGCGCCGCGCTTCACGCCCTTTGCTGTGGCCGCTGGCAGGTTTGGCAGTCACTCTCGCCGCATTATTGCTGGCGCAGGTGTGGCTGGCCCGAACCACGCGCCGCAGGCTGAATGTTGGGTTCCTGCTCGCTACGGTCTTCATGACGCTCGCTACCTTGTGGGCCGGTGGCGCCAGCATCATCATCTGGCAGGCCGGGGTTCGTGGACACGAGCAAGCGATTGCGCCAATGGAATCGCTAACCGACGCCCGCATCCTGGCGCAGCAGGCACGTTCCGCCGAAACCCTGGCACTGGTTCGCCGCCAATCCCTCGATACCTCCGAGCAATCATTCGCCTCTGCTGTGCGCCACGTCCACGCAGCACTGGACGAGGCCTCCACCAAAGGAGATACAGAAACAATCGACACCGCGCGCGAGGCCACCGATCAGTGGGCCCAGGACCATGCGAATATCGCCGCCGCTATCAGCGTGGGAGACTTTGACTCTGCATGGAAAGTGGCAGCTCAGGAAGATAGCGGCGTGGGTTTCGATCAGCTCGATCGCTCCATGGCCTCGCTGATCAGTGAAACTAGAAGCACTACTCGCTCGTTCATTGAGCGCGGCATCTCTGCATCTTCCTGGCTTAACGTCGGCATGCTGGTGCTCAGCGGCCTCGCTCTCATATCAATCTGGATTGGCATTCGCCCCCGACTTCAGGAGTACCTCTAA
- a CDS encoding NUDIX domain-containing protein — protein MAGEGNGWAAGPGTMRLWGKYGAAGLLLVYPENESFHVLMQHRASWTSQGDTWALPGGARDLGETPEQTAAREAYEETGVRSEDYNIVETRVTAGPFEADPQRPELAGGWTYSTVLALAEEKLSLLPNEESYELRWVEAGDVEKLKLMPAFAQAWPELFTWIASRI, from the coding sequence ATGGCTGGCGAAGGTAATGGATGGGCAGCGGGACCAGGCACCATGCGGCTATGGGGCAAGTACGGTGCGGCGGGGCTGCTGTTGGTGTATCCGGAAAATGAGTCCTTTCACGTGCTCATGCAGCACCGCGCGTCATGGACCAGCCAAGGCGATACCTGGGCCTTGCCAGGCGGAGCCCGTGATCTTGGAGAAACGCCTGAGCAAACGGCCGCTCGGGAGGCGTATGAGGAAACGGGCGTGCGCAGCGAGGATTACAACATCGTCGAAACCCGCGTCACCGCAGGTCCCTTTGAGGCTGATCCTCAACGGCCAGAGCTCGCAGGCGGCTGGACGTACTCGACCGTGCTTGCGCTCGCGGAAGAAAAGCTGTCGCTCCTGCCCAACGAGGAGTCCTACGAACTCCGGTGGGTTGAGGCGGGGGACGTCGAAAAGCTGAAATTAATGCCAGCCTTTGCCCAAGCGTGGCCGGAACTCTTTACATGGATCGCTAGCCGGATTTAA
- a CDS encoding ABC transporter ATP-binding protein, whose amino-acid sequence MIRVRGLSKQFGKILAVDDLSFDVEPGKITGFLGPNGAGKTTTMRMILGLDRPTSGSATIDGQAFRELRAPLHTVGALLDAKAVHPNRSARNHLLWIAQSNGIPSKRVDEVLELVGLSSVAKKRAGSFSLGMGQRLGLATALLGDPKVLLLDEPVNGLDPEGIRWVREFLRWLAGEGRTVLVSSHLLSEMALTADHLLVIGKGKLVANASTKDFIAEHSQAQVVVRAENLDHLKEAIFAQGKKARVEIDHEQRMQLVVMDACTEEIGALAFREGIQLHLLNQQHASLEDAFMEITGEASVHHSNQTAGRHARKAH is encoded by the coding sequence ATGATTCGAGTGCGTGGGCTGAGCAAACAATTCGGCAAGATTCTTGCCGTCGACGACCTCAGTTTCGATGTTGAGCCGGGCAAAATTACCGGATTTTTGGGTCCCAACGGTGCCGGGAAGACCACCACCATGCGCATGATCCTGGGTCTCGATCGCCCAACGTCCGGCAGTGCCACTATCGATGGCCAAGCATTTCGCGAGCTTCGTGCACCATTGCACACTGTGGGGGCGCTTCTCGACGCCAAAGCGGTGCATCCCAACCGCTCAGCCCGGAACCATCTGCTATGGATTGCACAATCCAACGGTATCCCAAGCAAGCGGGTCGATGAAGTACTTGAGCTGGTTGGGCTGAGCTCCGTTGCGAAGAAACGCGCGGGATCGTTTTCGCTAGGCATGGGGCAACGCCTTGGGCTGGCGACTGCACTGCTGGGGGACCCGAAAGTGCTGCTGCTCGATGAGCCAGTCAACGGCCTCGATCCGGAAGGGATCAGGTGGGTGCGTGAATTTTTGCGCTGGCTCGCGGGGGAGGGGCGCACCGTTCTCGTGAGCTCGCACCTGCTCAGCGAGATGGCGCTGACCGCAGATCATCTTTTGGTGATTGGCAAAGGCAAGCTCGTTGCGAACGCCTCCACCAAAGATTTCATCGCTGAACATTCTCAGGCGCAAGTGGTGGTGCGTGCTGAAAACTTGGATCACCTCAAGGAAGCTATCTTTGCCCAAGGTAAGAAAGCCAGGGTTGAGATTGACCACGAACAGCGCATGCAACTAGTTGTGATGGACGCGTGCACCGAGGAGATCGGGGCACTGGCCTTCAGGGAAGGGATTCAGTTGCATTTGCTGAACCAACAGCACGCCTCGCTTGAAGATGCCTTCATGGAAATCACGGGTGAAGCCTCCGTTCACCACAGCAATCAAACCGCCGGCAGGCACGCACGAAAGGCGCACTAA
- a CDS encoding multidrug ABC transporter permease, producing the protein MLLKAEWTKLRSTKAFWWTSGLFFFFSFGFALLIRRTLDQSAELSALLMGMQSFGTLVLAVQSIMVITSEYRYNSQNVTFLAVPSRLRVAAVKWLIYALIVVLLVTIAVLFIAPFGEGSVWKAWCVNVCGALALMTLSQGVAYITRQAAGAIAIVFLWQFALEPALAFIPKAGAVYRYAPFNNYGAFLLQRPVADVPWGWQGSGLYFAAWALVMMAIGVTLLLKRDA; encoded by the coding sequence ATGCTTCTTAAGGCCGAATGGACCAAACTGCGCAGCACCAAGGCGTTTTGGTGGACGAGTGGATTGTTCTTTTTCTTCAGCTTCGGCTTCGCGCTGCTCATTCGCCGAACGCTGGATCAATCAGCCGAGCTCAGCGCATTGCTCATGGGAATGCAAAGCTTTGGCACGCTGGTGCTGGCAGTGCAGTCGATCATGGTGATTACTTCTGAGTATCGCTACAACAGCCAAAACGTCACCTTCCTCGCAGTGCCTTCGCGTCTGCGTGTCGCCGCAGTGAAATGGCTGATCTACGCACTGATCGTGGTGCTTTTGGTAACTATTGCCGTGCTATTCATCGCGCCTTTTGGTGAAGGATCAGTGTGGAAGGCGTGGTGCGTGAACGTGTGTGGGGCGCTTGCGTTGATGACGCTTTCACAAGGAGTCGCCTACATCACCCGCCAGGCTGCGGGTGCAATCGCGATCGTGTTTTTGTGGCAATTCGCGCTGGAACCAGCCCTGGCCTTTATTCCGAAGGCCGGAGCTGTGTACCGCTACGCCCCATTCAATAATTACGGCGCGTTTCTCCTGCAACGCCCTGTCGCAGACGTACCGTGGGGTTGGCAAGGCTCCGGATTGTATTTCGCCGCATGGGCCCTGGTCATGATGGCGATTGGCGTGACACTACTGCTCAAGCGAGACGCCTAG
- a CDS encoding Na/Pi symporter, which produces MDEISLTRFGQAALIAALISCLGALTLALGILSRSTSAILPGFGVGAFEHSLLSAFLAGIAVTVVLQSSSVTSVLIINLVATSQLSTQAAIAAIFGANVGTVVTPLLLSFAFRRHDFQSAQTVAWQHALFNLAGAATLLPLELVFHPLYRLAHWIAPPDSHIPDPLPAFSNPLGLWSAILAIVVMLLLMRLIRFLSQRLYQGTGRPLLDGSDTLGLLLGVSATMLLQLSAAAISTVAGMGIKPKNSLPVVLGANIGTTLTAVLAAMALEGPLQAIALLVALVHLLFNLVGSLLVLLVTPIRSALIRAAEWVARRCARQPALAFSGIVLSWVVLPLLGVSLEQ; this is translated from the coding sequence GTGGACGAAATCTCACTCACACGTTTTGGGCAAGCAGCGCTGATTGCCGCCCTCATTTCTTGCCTTGGCGCTTTGACACTCGCACTCGGAATTCTTAGTCGCAGCACCAGCGCAATCCTTCCGGGGTTCGGGGTGGGTGCCTTTGAGCACTCGCTGCTCTCCGCCTTTTTGGCCGGTATCGCGGTGACGGTAGTGCTGCAGTCCTCCTCGGTGACGTCCGTGCTGATTATCAATCTGGTGGCGACGTCGCAGTTAAGCACGCAAGCCGCGATCGCTGCTATTTTCGGCGCAAACGTTGGCACGGTGGTCACACCCTTGCTGCTTTCCTTCGCTTTTCGACGCCACGACTTCCAATCCGCCCAGACCGTGGCCTGGCAGCACGCGCTATTCAATCTCGCTGGTGCCGCGACGCTGCTCCCCCTCGAGCTCGTGTTCCACCCGCTCTACCGCCTGGCGCATTGGATTGCGCCACCGGATTCACACATACCCGACCCACTTCCAGCTTTCTCCAATCCGCTGGGGCTCTGGTCCGCAATCTTGGCGATTGTGGTGATGCTGCTACTGATGCGGCTGATCCGCTTCCTCTCTCAGCGCTTATACCAGGGCACAGGCCGTCCGTTGCTGGACGGTTCGGACACACTTGGGCTGCTGCTCGGCGTCAGCGCAACCATGCTCCTACAGCTTTCTGCGGCAGCGATCAGTACCGTCGCAGGTATGGGGATCAAGCCAAAGAACAGCCTGCCGGTGGTGCTGGGTGCCAACATTGGCACCACCCTCACCGCGGTGCTTGCGGCAATGGCATTGGAGGGTCCGCTGCAGGCCATCGCGTTGCTCGTGGCGTTGGTGCATTTGCTGTTCAACCTGGTGGGCTCGCTACTGGTGCTGCTTGTTACCCCTATCCGCAGCGCACTCATCCGCGCCGCAGAATGGGTTGCTCGGCGTTGCGCGCGGCAGCCGGCGCTCGCCTTTAGCGGGATAGTGCTGTCTTGGGTGGTGCTCCCACTGCTAGGCGTCTCGCTTGAGCAGTAG
- a CDS encoding multidrug effflux MFS transporter, with protein sequence MASGPFAIDMYLPTLPALAREFMVSEASVQLTLTAFMVGMAVGQLVVGTISDSLGRKRLLLMGAALSLLACLACALAPQIWVLVLARLVHGLGSGACVVLARAIVPDLASGGVAAKAFTMMMVIQSVAPVAAPVLGGLLAEPIGWRGIFWVLAGFSALQLFVVGFVIPETRQHRSALRLGPVARNFVYVCKQRRFLAMLLAFSFGFGSMFSYISASSFVIQDIMGFSVRSYTLCFSINALGIMASGLLNNRLIDRVSQRALLLGGLGTLLLADVTLLIIVLTGLSPWAFFPVLFFGVAPIPLVMGNAFSLGTDLVRKHAGAASSLMGFVQFLVAGLATILVGVGGNMALSMSLSMAVMSAIALLASVRAA encoded by the coding sequence ATGGCGTCGGGGCCGTTTGCCATCGACATGTACCTGCCAACCTTGCCCGCCTTGGCGCGAGAATTCATGGTGAGCGAGGCCTCGGTTCAACTCACACTCACCGCATTCATGGTCGGCATGGCGGTGGGGCAGTTGGTGGTTGGCACCATCTCGGACTCGCTGGGGCGAAAACGCCTGCTGCTGATGGGCGCTGCGTTAAGCCTTCTCGCATGCCTCGCGTGCGCACTCGCCCCGCAGATTTGGGTGCTGGTCCTTGCTCGTCTGGTGCACGGTTTGGGCTCAGGCGCATGCGTGGTGTTGGCCAGGGCGATCGTGCCCGATTTGGCCTCCGGTGGTGTTGCCGCGAAGGCGTTCACCATGATGATGGTGATCCAAAGCGTGGCGCCGGTGGCGGCCCCGGTGCTCGGTGGCTTGTTGGCGGAACCAATTGGGTGGCGCGGCATATTTTGGGTACTCGCTGGGTTCTCCGCACTGCAGCTGTTTGTGGTGGGCTTCGTGATTCCCGAAACTCGCCAACATCGATCCGCGCTGCGCCTTGGGCCAGTGGCGCGCAATTTTGTTTATGTGTGCAAACAGCGACGTTTCCTTGCCATGCTGCTAGCGTTTTCTTTCGGGTTCGGCTCGATGTTCAGTTATATTTCGGCGTCCTCCTTCGTGATCCAAGACATCATGGGCTTCAGCGTGCGCTCCTACACCCTGTGCTTTTCCATCAATGCCTTGGGCATCATGGCCTCCGGACTGTTGAACAATCGTTTGATTGATCGTGTGTCGCAGCGAGCGCTTCTGCTCGGAGGTCTTGGCACATTGTTGCTTGCCGACGTCACCCTGCTCATCATCGTCCTCACGGGACTGTCCCCTTGGGCGTTTTTCCCCGTGCTGTTTTTCGGCGTGGCGCCAATCCCGCTGGTGATGGGCAACGCTTTCTCGCTCGGCACAGATCTCGTCCGCAAACATGCAGGTGCCGCCTCCTCCCTCATGGGATTCGTGCAGTTCCTGGTGGCGGGTCTGGCGACGATCCTGGTGGGAGTTGGCGGCAATATGGCGCTCAGCATGTCGCTGAGCATGGCAGTGATGAGCGCTATTGCGTTGCTAGCGAGCGTTCGCGCCGCTTGA
- a CDS encoding PrsW family intramembrane metalloprotease has product MTKPQYWTWWLFIFSIAAGTVGLAIAQADYFRPAAKTLLIISPIFIVTTLIFTGLILLTDRSKARRPKLLLWSFIFGATVPTWLSVYANEHLTRIAADLMENGADWGAAFAGPISEEWSKTLGIILIMLLTSTALHRPIHGLLIGAFVGLGFQIFENITYAAIFAIEDPNSDLSGALTVTILRSLIGIASHWLYSAIIGVGVVALFHKKVFSFLGFFALGFGLHFMWNAPVGNAVLKLAVSLIAFVLVLLYVKRRERSLATQ; this is encoded by the coding sequence ATGACTAAACCCCAATATTGGACTTGGTGGCTATTCATCTTCTCCATCGCCGCAGGCACCGTGGGGCTTGCGATTGCCCAGGCCGATTATTTCCGCCCGGCCGCAAAGACGCTGCTCATCATTTCCCCGATCTTCATCGTCACCACGTTGATTTTCACCGGGCTGATCTTGCTCACGGACCGCTCCAAAGCTCGGCGCCCAAAGCTGCTTCTGTGGTCCTTCATCTTCGGTGCCACCGTGCCCACCTGGCTGAGCGTCTACGCCAATGAGCATCTCACCCGCATCGCCGCAGACTTGATGGAAAACGGCGCCGATTGGGGAGCCGCATTCGCGGGCCCTATCAGTGAGGAATGGTCCAAGACGCTAGGCATCATTTTGATCATGCTGCTCACCTCCACCGCGCTGCACCGCCCAATCCACGGCCTGCTCATCGGCGCCTTTGTGGGCCTGGGTTTCCAGATTTTTGAAAACATCACCTATGCAGCGATCTTCGCTATCGAAGACCCGAACAGCGACCTCAGCGGCGCACTCACCGTGACCATCCTGCGAAGTCTCATCGGCATTGCCTCGCACTGGCTATACAGCGCCATCATCGGCGTTGGGGTTGTCGCGCTCTTCCACAAGAAAGTGTTCAGCTTTCTGGGCTTTTTCGCCCTCGGCTTTGGTCTGCACTTCATGTGGAACGCCCCAGTGGGCAATGCAGTGCTCAAGCTCGCCGTGAGCCTGATCGCTTTCGTACTGGTGCTGCTCTACGTCAAGCGGCGCGAACGCTCGCTAGCAACGCAATAG
- the cls gene encoding cardiolipin synthase, which yields MSFQFDLTSWQTVGLVIDYAIKIIAIGFVPEGRRPSSSTAWLLVILLLPFVGLPLFLLMGSPYINRRRHRIQQEALEEINKKQTSIPDRPEDTVIDDELDSMIRLNRCLTGLPAVTGSNHGLLPDYERSIETMAAAVDEAEQYVNVEIYITSWDDTTDVFFRALERAVARGVKVRLLFDQVGSWKYPGYKQLGKRLDAIGVDWHLMLPLQPWRWRFRRPDLRNHRKMLIIDGKRAFMGSQNMIDSSYLTKKNVKEGRHWVDIMVELTGPVVSAMDVVFAVDWYLESDELLGAAERPQNPALPTHNKSDVNVLQLVPSGPGYRSEPNLRLFNSIIHHAKERLILCSPYFIPDESMMEAVTSACFRGVDVELYVNEQGDQFMVSHAQSSYYQALLEAGVKIYRYPAPAVLHSKFMLADPHAEAGGGAVGAMGSSNMDMRSFGLNYEVTLMMARGNLIQQLTDLTEDYKQRSTLLTLEEWNERGIVRRYIDNIMRLTSALQ from the coding sequence GTGAGTTTTCAATTTGACCTCACCTCCTGGCAGACGGTCGGCCTTGTCATCGATTACGCCATCAAGATTATTGCCATCGGCTTCGTGCCCGAAGGCCGCAGACCCAGCTCCTCAACCGCGTGGTTGCTGGTCATTCTGCTCCTCCCCTTCGTTGGCCTGCCACTGTTCTTGTTGATGGGCAGCCCCTATATCAACCGTCGCCGCCACCGCATTCAGCAGGAGGCGCTGGAGGAGATCAACAAGAAGCAGACGTCGATCCCCGACCGCCCCGAGGACACCGTGATCGACGACGAACTAGACTCCATGATCCGTCTCAACCGTTGTCTCACTGGTCTACCAGCGGTGACTGGCTCGAATCATGGCCTGCTTCCAGACTATGAGCGAAGCATTGAAACCATGGCGGCTGCCGTCGATGAGGCCGAGCAGTACGTGAATGTGGAAATCTACATCACGTCCTGGGACGACACCACAGATGTATTCTTCCGCGCACTAGAGCGTGCAGTGGCGCGCGGGGTGAAGGTCCGACTGCTCTTTGACCAGGTGGGAAGCTGGAAGTATCCCGGCTATAAGCAGCTTGGCAAACGCTTGGACGCTATCGGTGTGGACTGGCACCTCATGCTGCCGCTTCAGCCTTGGCGTTGGCGTTTCCGCCGCCCCGATCTTCGCAATCACCGCAAGATGCTGATAATCGACGGCAAGCGCGCATTCATGGGCTCACAAAACATGATCGACTCCTCCTACCTGACTAAGAAGAACGTGAAAGAGGGGCGCCACTGGGTGGACATCATGGTGGAGCTCACCGGGCCTGTGGTTTCGGCCATGGACGTGGTGTTTGCCGTGGACTGGTACCTGGAATCAGATGAACTGCTCGGCGCAGCGGAGCGTCCCCAAAACCCCGCGTTGCCAACACACAACAAGTCCGATGTGAACGTACTGCAGTTGGTGCCTTCGGGTCCCGGGTACCGTTCGGAACCGAACTTGCGCCTGTTCAACTCGATCATTCATCACGCGAAAGAGCGCCTCATTTTATGCTCACCGTACTTCATTCCCGATGAATCCATGATGGAGGCCGTGACCTCCGCCTGCTTCCGCGGAGTAGACGTGGAGCTGTACGTAAATGAGCAAGGCGATCAGTTCATGGTGAGCCATGCACAATCGAGCTACTACCAGGCGCTCCTAGAAGCCGGCGTGAAGATTTATCGCTACCCCGCCCCGGCCGTCCTACATTCCAAGTTTATGCTGGCAGATCCCCATGCTGAGGCGGGTGGCGGCGCTGTTGGGGCAATGGGCTCTTCCAATATGGATATGCGCAGCTTCGGTCTTAACTACGAGGTGACGTTGATGATGGCCCGCGGCAATCTGATCCAGCAGCTCACGGATTTGACGGAAGATTATAAGCAACGCTCAACGCTGCTAACCCTCGAAGAGTGGAACGAGCGCGGCATTGTTCGTAGATATATCGATAACATTATGCGTTTGACCTCTGCACTTCAGTAG
- a CDS encoding exodeoxyribonuclease III, translated as MRIANWNVNSARTRVDRMVEFLRRQDVDVLAVQETKCTDEQFPRERFEALGYEVAHFGLNQWNGVAILSRVGLEDALTQFPHQPGFAKNPQADQAVEARAIGALCGGVRIWSLYVPNGREIADPHYDYKLRWLYNLAEYIEHELATPTVLLGDFNIAPRDQDVWDIRLFDGHTHVTEPERQAFEYLLDTGLRVTSPLEGYSYWDYKAGRFGKNEGMLIDFQLASKQLVPKHSFIDVDERSGKGASDHAPVIVDYEIGTP; from the coding sequence ATGCGCATTGCCAACTGGAACGTCAATTCAGCCCGCACGAGGGTTGATCGCATGGTGGAATTTTTGCGGCGCCAGGACGTCGACGTCCTTGCAGTGCAAGAGACCAAGTGCACCGACGAGCAATTTCCCCGCGAGCGTTTCGAGGCCCTTGGCTATGAGGTGGCACACTTCGGGCTGAACCAGTGGAATGGCGTGGCGATTCTTTCGCGAGTTGGCCTCGAAGATGCGCTCACGCAATTTCCTCATCAACCCGGCTTCGCCAAGAACCCGCAGGCCGACCAAGCCGTGGAGGCCCGAGCCATCGGCGCATTGTGCGGCGGGGTGCGCATCTGGAGCTTGTACGTGCCAAACGGCCGAGAAATTGCCGACCCGCACTATGACTACAAGCTTCGCTGGCTCTACAACCTGGCCGAATACATTGAGCATGAGCTCGCCACTCCGACGGTTTTGCTCGGCGATTTCAATATCGCTCCCCGCGACCAGGACGTGTGGGATATTCGGCTTTTCGACGGCCACACGCACGTCACCGAACCGGAGCGCCAAGCCTTCGAATATCTGCTTGATACAGGACTTCGCGTCACAAGCCCGCTTGAGGGCTATAGTTACTGGGATTACAAGGCTGGGCGCTTTGGCAAGAACGAGGGGATGCTCATCGACTTCCAACTCGCCAGCAAGCAGCTTGTGCCCAAGCATTCCTTCATCGATGTCGATGAACGAAGCGGCAAGGGCGCTTCCGATCACGCTCCGGTGATCGTGGATTATGAGATTGGTACCCCGTGA
- a CDS encoding N-acetylglutamate synthase, CG3035 family, translating to MSRIFRSDEVRPGERVVVRRRIGRAHSDVIGHVKLFDAHRIEIAPQSVGGFPSSLPAVIVPREEIEVVKRLSPVTVRNRDIRAIENATAKAFPGIEHTWCGQWLLRAGDGITERSNSAAPLGPSAMFEPVPVEEIRDFYARHKLPAKILIPERIAKPAEQMARDWKLGPEILVMTRTLGVEKPETPFLFRIDDQPDQAWLDMYHFRGQPLPANALELLRTSIDGVMGFGRLEIQGRTVAITRGTITDDYLGYSAVEVAPEFRRQGLGTALGAHMLHWGQNHGATNAYLQVIASNEAGIRLYSKLGFREHHRHRYATLP from the coding sequence GTGTCGCGCATTTTCCGCTCCGATGAGGTGCGCCCCGGCGAGCGCGTGGTGGTTCGCCGCCGCATTGGCCGAGCCCACAGTGACGTCATTGGGCATGTGAAGCTTTTCGACGCCCACCGCATCGAAATCGCGCCGCAATCAGTGGGAGGTTTCCCTTCTTCACTGCCAGCCGTGATCGTCCCGCGCGAGGAAATTGAGGTAGTCAAGCGCCTCAGCCCGGTGACGGTGCGCAATCGCGATATTCGTGCCATCGAGAACGCCACAGCCAAAGCTTTCCCCGGCATTGAGCACACTTGGTGCGGTCAGTGGCTGCTGCGCGCGGGCGATGGCATTACTGAACGCTCAAACTCCGCGGCACCGCTTGGCCCTAGCGCCATGTTTGAGCCGGTTCCCGTGGAAGAAATCCGCGATTTTTATGCCCGCCACAAGCTGCCGGCGAAGATCCTGATTCCCGAGCGCATTGCCAAGCCGGCGGAGCAGATGGCACGCGATTGGAAGCTTGGCCCTGAGATTCTGGTGATGACGCGGACGTTGGGCGTCGAAAAGCCTGAAACGCCTTTCCTTTTCCGCATCGACGATCAGCCTGACCAAGCTTGGCTGGATATGTACCATTTCCGTGGCCAGCCGCTGCCTGCCAATGCGCTCGAACTGCTGCGCACCAGTATTGATGGGGTGATGGGTTTTGGCAGGCTCGAGATTCAGGGGCGCACGGTGGCCATCACGCGAGGCACCATTACGGACGATTACCTGGGATATTCCGCAGTGGAGGTAGCGCCGGAGTTTCGTCGGCAGGGGTTGGGCACCGCGCTTGGGGCACACATGCTGCATTGGGGCCAGAACCACGGCGCTACCAACGCCTATTTGCAGGTGATCGCGAGTAACGAGGCGGGGATCCGGCTCTACTCTAAGCTCGGGTTCCGGGAGCATCATCGGCATCGTTATGCCACATTGCCCTAA